The following coding sequences lie in one Arachis stenosperma cultivar V10309 chromosome 5, arast.V10309.gnm1.PFL2, whole genome shotgun sequence genomic window:
- the LOC130982860 gene encoding phosphoenolpyruvate carboxylase-like isoform X2, which translates to METFSGSSRQEWLLLELSGKCHLSGPDLPKTEEITDVLETFHVIVELPSDNFGAYIISMATAPSDMLAVELLQQECHVKQPLRVVPLFEKLADLESAPVAMAWLFSIDWYRNRINGK; encoded by the coding sequence GCAAGAATGGCTCCTGTTAGAGCTCAGTGGAAAGTGCCATCTGTCCGGCCCTGATCTTCCGAAAACAGAAGAGATCACTGATGTTCTGGAAACCTTCCATGTCATTGTAGAACTTCCCTCAGACAACTTTGGTGCCTACATAATCTCAATGGCAACAGCACCGTCTGATATGCTTGCTGTTGAGCTCTTACAACAGGAATGCCACGTGAAGCAACCGCTAAGGGTCGTACCATTGTTTGAAAAGCTTGCTGATCTTGAGTCTGCTCCTGTTGCAATGGCGTGGCTTTTCTCTATTGATTGGTACAGAAACCGAATCAATGGGAAGTAA